TTGATTATCATGTGTTTTATTAGGATCAATACTGTTCTCATCGTGATGAACAATATTGGTTGATTTGGGTTTGTCACCATAATGTATAAATTCCTCTTCTGGTAAGCTAGATACACTATTTTCTTGGGTGATTATTTCTACTGTTTTACAGTCAAAGCGAAAACCTCTTTTAGGTACTGTAACAATAGATTTTGGATCAATACCAATAAGTTCAAATTTTTTCTTATTTCACTAACATAGGTGTTTAAGTTATTGTTTGAGCCTACTAATCCATGTTTTTCCCAAACATTGGTAAGTAAATCATCTCTGGTCGCTATTTGGGACTCTTGATTTAGAATAATTATTTCATTCAATAAGCGGGATGCAGGCTTTGAAAGCTCAATAAATTGATCTGTCTCATTATTTAAAAAAATGAGACACTTTTCAGTCTCAAAAATAAATTTATTATTAATGAGATAGTTTTTGATCTTTGTCATAAATGTAGCTTGCTCTCTCTAATTTTAACTCTAGAAAAATTTGATTTTTATAATAAAAGGAAAAAAACGTTTTAATGGAAAAATTGTTAATTTATATGTTTTTTTATAAATATTTGTAATGCATATAGTTTAAATAGGGATGCAATTAACTTTAAGTATTGAGCTATGAGCTTTTTTGAATCCTGAGTTCAAATATATTGATCTGAGAGGTGTAATGGAGTTATAGAGTTTTTTTTGCTGTTGGGTGGATTTTTATTCTTAATAAAGAATTATTTCATGTGTAAAAAAATATATATATCTAAAATATAGGTTTGGGTATCATTGTTGTATTATATTTGGCTATTTATTAAGAATGGTCTTAAGTGTTAATACCTATATATTTGGATGTTATTTAATAATTTTAATTTAAGATAGAAAATTAAAATGATTTCTAATTAGGTAAGGAGGAAAAACTCCTTACCTTACCTAAGTCATATTAATAATTATATTCAATACCCAACCAATAATTACGGCCCTCTTCTATATAACCTTTTGTATATTGATATGATTTATCGAACAAATTATTTATAGATGTATTTACGGAGATACCTTGACCTAGATCATAATCAATACGAATATCTGTTTTAGCAAAACCACGTACTTTGTCATTATTATCAATATAATTAAAAGCCCAACTTCTTGCTTCCTCTGTTATTGTGAAACTGAGAGGCTCATAAGGAGTGAATTTGACCCAGACAAATGCCTTGTGTGACGGTAATTCAGCAATATGTTTTACGCTATAATGCTTTGGATCTGCATGAATATAACTATAATTTAGACCAATGGACATCCAATCGGAGATTTGTCCATTACTGCCTAGATCAATACCCGCGTAATTCACTTTGCCACTATTTCTATTTTGATAAACATCTGAATCTTCTGTGGGATCATAGTACATATAATGAGCCATAATCGCGTCAGAAACATGATTATAGTAAGCGCTTGCATTGTAGGACCAATTAGGGGTGATATAGCCTTTATAGGTTAAGTCATAGGTAAGTGCGCGTTCGGCGTCAAGATGGGGGTTGATCACAAAGCTATCTTTATTTTTCATCTTGTTTTTGGTGTAGCGCTCTTTTTGTGTCGGGAAACGGCTTCTATCTGAAATAGAAAACTGTACAGTATCATTATTGTCTAAATGGTAGCGCGCCATCAATTCCCAGTTAAATGCACGTTGGCGATTGTCATCATAGGTTTCGATACCAGTAACAACGTTTTTTTTATTGTACAGGTAGCGTTTGCCATCATCACTACTGCGCCAATCAAAACCAATTCCACCGATAATATCTAGCTTGTCAGTTGCAACCCATTGGTATTCAGTCGCAACTGACCATGTTTGATCTTTGTAGCGATCATAGGGCACTTCTTTATTGCTACGAGCACGGTGAATATCCTCTTTCCAATGCGCAGCAAAGGACAGCATATCGAGTTCACGAAGTGTAAAATCAATACGCATATCAGCACCATTACTGTAGTCGTCATAATGGCTGTAGTTATATACCCCATTTTTATAATCTTTGACGGATTTGTATTGGTGAAGGGTATTAGTGAATTTATCGTGATAAAGGCGGCTTTGTAATGCAATATCGTTCGTAAGTTGAGTATTGCCATTAAAGTAAACGCTTTCTTTATCATATTCAGGCCATTGCCAAATCTGTTGTTTTGGGCTGTCGGCATTTGGTGCGCTATTTTTATCGCCATCTTGTTTTAAGTACGTGACGACATACTCATCAGTTTCTCTGGGGGTCCAACCCATTTTAAGCATAAGACGTTTATCATCTGTTGCAGAATTAGTGCGACGGCCATGGGTGCCAGCGAGTGGATTATCGTCTTCTGATGCGGGTAGGCCCATAAAGCGTTGTTTATATTGGCTTCCACTGATTTGAATAAAACCAAGATCATTGCGAGCACCCAAACGAGCACTGATATTATGTGCATTATCTGCACCACGAGCAAAGCCTTGATTCAGGTTAATATTAGCTTCTAACGGTTTTTTTGGGGTTGCAGTGGTTAAGTTGATAGCGCCTCCCATCAGGTTTGGTCCTTGTAGTAAAGAGGTATAACCTGTTGATAGCTCGACGCTGGATAATTCACTGGTCATAAAACGACCTAAATCTAATGTGCCATCATAAGGGACATAGGTTGGGATCCCATCAAAGAAGACCGGAACCTGACGGCTATCGAAACCACGTACGTTAACTTGCGTTTCGTTACGGTTGCCTGATTTTTGGATCACAACGCCAGGCATGGTACTCAGAGCTTGAGCAACATTGGTTCGATTTAATTGCTGCATTTGTGATTGGGTAATG
This portion of the Providencia manganoxydans genome encodes:
- a CDS encoding winged helix-turn-helix domain-containing protein encodes the protein MTKIKNYLINNKFIFETEKCLIFLNNETDQFIELSKPASRLLNEIIILNQESQIATRDDLLTNVWEKHGLVGSNNNLNTYVSEIRKNLNLLVLIQNLLLQYLKEVFALTVKQ
- a CDS encoding TonB-dependent receptor plug domain-containing protein; the encoded protein is MKIKQITYLVGMALFTTHSFAETTEEKINRDVMTVWSTPLAADEHVITQSQMQQLNRTNVAQALSTMPGVVIQKSGNRNETQVNVRGFDSRQVPVFFDGIPTYVPYDGTLDLGRFMTSELSSVELSTGYTSLLQGPNLMGGAINLTTATPKKPLEANINLNQGFARGADNAHNISARLGARNDLGFIQISGSQYKQRFMGLPASEDDNPLAGTHGRRTNSATDDKRLMLKMGWTPRETDEYVVTYLKQDGDKNSAPNADSPKQQIWQWPEYDKESVYFNGNTQLTNDIALQSRLYHDKFTNTLHQYKSVKDYKNGVYNYSHYDDYSNGADMRIDFTLRELDMLSFAAHWKEDIHRARSNKEVPYDRYKDQTWSVATEYQWVATDKLDIIGGIGFDWRSSDDGKRYLYNKKNVVTGIETYDDNRQRAFNWELMARYHLDNNDTVQFSISDRSRFPTQKERYTKNKMKNKDSFVINPHLDAERALTYDLTYKGYITPNWSYNASAYYNHVSDAIMAHYMYYDPTEDSDVYQNRNSGKVNYAGIDLGSNGQISDWMSIGLNYSYIHADPKHYSVKHIAELPSHKAFVWVKFTPYEPLSFTITEEARSWAFNYIDNNDKVRGFAKTDIRIDYDLGQGISVNTSINNLFDKSYQYTKGYIEEGRNYWLGIEYNY